In the genome of Spea bombifrons isolate aSpeBom1 chromosome 11, aSpeBom1.2.pri, whole genome shotgun sequence, one region contains:
- the CHAT gene encoding choline O-acetyltransferase, translating into MPVLKKNSLEKAAAKSCDDSESLPKLPVPPLQQTMDMYLRCMKHLVTEEQYKKSKTNVEKFMMPGGVGEMLQQKLLEKREKTENWIHQYWLDDMYLHNRLPLPVNSSPAVIFSRHNFQDVNDHLRFTANLISGVLDYKTLLDLRALPMDYARGQLSGQPMCMKQYYGLFSSYRLPGGTKDTLVAQESSVMPEPEHIIVACNNQFFVLDVVINFRRLSDGDLFTQLLKIVRMAENEDERLPPIGLLTSDGRYEWSKAREMLMKDSTNRDSLDMIERCMCLVCLDAPTGMELNDTNRALQLLHGGGYDKNGANRWYDKPMQFVVGRDGVCGTICEHSPFDGIVLVQCTEHLLKYMKSSPKKLVRADSVSELPAPRRLRWKCSPEIQGHLASSAEKLQRIVNNLDFTVYKFKNYGKEFIKKQRMSPDAYIQVSLQLAFYRCHRKLVPTYESASIRRFQMGRVDNIRSSTAEALTFVKAMVDGRTAVPESEKMQYLRDAIQAQTNYTILAITGMAIDNHLLALRELAREHCEEMPDLFTDETYLSSNRFVLSTSQVPTTMEMFCCYGPVVPNGYGSCYNPQPEHILFCISSFRECKETSSTMFAKAVEESLIAMADLCTKYNTKPDTPVKERKNASRNGHKP; encoded by the exons ATGCCGGTCTTAAAGAAGAACTCGCTGGAAAAGGCAGCAGCCAAAAGCTGCGATGACTCGGAG AGTTTACCCAAGCTCCCCGTTCCTCCTCTTCAACAAACCATGGATATGTATCTCAGATGCATGAAACATCTCGTAACGGAGGAACAATAtaagaaaagcaaaacaaacgTGGAGAAATTCATGATGCCCGGAGGCGTCGGAGAGATGTTACAGCAAAAACTActggagaaaagagagaaaaccgAGAACTGG ATACATCAATACTGGCTCGATGACATGTACCTTCATAATCGTCTTCCACTCCCAGTTAACTCCAGTCCAGCAGTAATATTTTCCCGTCACAACTTCCAGGACGTCAACGACCACTTGAG GTTCACGGCCAACTTAATCTCCGGAGTGCTCGATTACAAGACGCTTTTGGATTT GCGTGCATTGCCTATGGACTATGCCCGTGGGCAGCTGTCTGGGCAACCTATGTGCATGAAGCAGTACTACGGACTCTTCTCTTCATATCGACTTCCAGGAGGGACCAAAGATACCTTAGTGGCTCAGGAGAGTAGCGTCATGCCCGAACCTGAGCATATTATTGTTGCATGCAACAACCAG TTCTTTGTCTTGGACGTCGTTATAAACTTCCGACGCCTTAGTGATGGGGATCTGTTCACTCAGCTCCTGAAGATAGTCAGGATGGCAGAAAACGAAGACGAGAGACTTCCTCCGATTGGGTTATTGACAAGCGATGGCCGGTACGAGTGGTCCAAGGCAAGAGAGATGTTAATGAAAG ATTCTACAAACCGTGACTCTCTTGATATGATTGAGAGATGTATGTGCTTAGTATGCTTGGACGCACCAACTGGGATGGAACTGAATGATACCAACCGGGCTCTGCAGCTTCTGCACGGAGGCGGTTATGATAAAAACGGCGCAAACAGGTGgtacgacaaacccatgcag TTTGTGGTGGGGCGAGATGGAGTATGTGGGACCATTTGTGAACATTCTCCTTTTGATGGGATTGTCCTGGTACAATGCACAGAACATCTGCTGAAATATAT GAAAAGCAGTCCCAAAAAATTAGTGAGAGCAGATTCCGTCAGCGAGTTGCCAGCTCCGAGAAGACTTCGGTGGAAATGTTCTCCAGAAATTCAAGGGCACTTGGCATCATCAGCAGAGAAGCTCCAAAG GATAGTAAACAATCTCGATTTCACCGTTTATAAGTTTAAAAATTATGGAAAAGAGTTTATCAAGAAACAAAGAATGAGTCCTGATGCTTATATCCAGGTGTCTCTCCAGCTTGCATTTTACAG GTGCCACAGAAAACTGGTGCCTACCTACGAGAGCGCCTCCATCAGACGATTTCAAATGGGAAGAGTGGACAACATCAGATCTTCAACTGCTGAAGCGTTAACGTTTGTAAAAGCAATGGTGGATGGGAGAACAGCAGTGCCG GAGTCTGAGAAGATGCAGTACCTCCGAGACGCCATACAGGCTCAAACAAACTACACAATTCTG GCCATTACCGGGATGGCCATAGACAACCACTTATTAGCGCTGAGGGAGTTGGCTCGGGAACACTGCGAGGAGATGCCCGACCTCTTTACAGATGAGACGTACCTGTCCAGCAACCGGTTCGTTCTCTCCACCAGTCAG GTTCCTACCACAATGGAGATGTTCTGCTGCTACGGCCCGGTGGTTCCAAATGGCTACGGCTCCTGTTATAACCCTCAGCCGGAGCACATTCTCTTCTGCATCTCAAGCTTTCGGGAATGCAAGGAGACATCCTCGACAATGTTTGCCAAAGCCGTGGAAGAAAGTCTCATTGCCATGGCAGATCTGTGCACAAAGTATAATACCAAACCCGACACGCCAGtgaaggagagaaaaaacgcgTCACGAAATGGACATAAGCcatag
- the SLC18A3 gene encoding vesicular acetylcholine transporter, with the protein MDPENTPGAAKSAVEKLSTAMGERTKQIGTAMKGVQHQRKLILFIVCVALFLDNMLYMVIVPIIPDFIQTMRLNNQKLFRDINSSNSYANKSIIKPTYPVENEDIKIGVLFASKAILQLLVNPLSGTFIDRVGYDIPLFIGLIVMFLSTVIFAFAENYATLFVARSLQGLGSAFADTSGIAMIADKYTEEAERSKALGIALAFISFGSLAAPPFGGILYQFVGKKMPFIVLAFISLLDGILLLIVIKPFANRTRENMPVGTPIHRLMIDPYIAVVAGALTTCNIPLAFLEPTIANWMKTTMGASEWQMGLTWLPAFFPHVLGVYITVKLAANYPQYQWFYGAIGMVIIGASSCTVPACKNFEQLIVPLCGLCFGIALVDTALLPTLALLVDLRHVSVYGSVYAIADISYSVAYALGPIVASQIVHTMGFTQLNLGMGLANVLYAPALLFLRNVCQMKPSHSERNILLDEEPKGLYDTIKMEERRAKSGKGNPKDDPQGNSIDGYHGPQASKYTSEGDSSDYEYS; encoded by the coding sequence ATGGATCCGGAAAATACACCGGGGGCTGCCAAGTCAGCGGTGGAGAAACTGTCTACTGCCATGGGCGAAAGAACTAAACAGATAGGCACGGCTATGAAAGGGGTCCAGCACCAGAGGAAGCTCATTCTTTTCATCGTGTGCGTTGCGCTTTTCCTTGACAATATGCTTTACATGGTCATAGTCCCTATTATTCCAGATTTTATTCAAACTATGAGGTTGAATAACCAGAAGCTCTTTAGAGACATAAACTCCAGTAATTCTTACGCAAACAAGTCCATAATCAAGCCAACGTACCCAGTAGAGAATGAAGACATCAAGATCGGTGTCCTCTTTGCCTCCAAAGCCATCCTTCAACTGCTGGTCAACCCGCTGAGTGGAACCTTCATAGATAGGGTTGGCTATGACATCCCTCTCTTCATCGGACTGATAGTCATGTTTCTGTCTACGGTCATTTTCGCCTTTGCCGAAAACTATGCCACCTTGTTCGTAGCCCGAAGTCTCCAAGGGCTGGGCTCGGCTTTCGCGGACACCTCTGGAATCGCCATGATCGCAGATAAGTACACGGAGGAGGCAGAGAGGAGCAAAGCACTCGGCATAGCTTTGGCTTTCATCTCCTTCGGGAGCTTAGCGGCTCCCCCGTTTGGAGGCATACTGTACCAGTTTGTAGGTAAAAAAATGCCCTTCATCGTTCTAGCGTTCATTTCTCTTTTGGACGGCATCCTTCTGCTAATAGTCATCAAGCCCTTTGCTAACAGGACTAGAGAAAACATGCCAGTAGGGACCCCCATCCACAGACTCATGATTGACCCTTACATAGCTGTGGTTGCAGGGGCGCTCACCACGTGTAATATCCCTCTGGCGTTTCTGGAGCCCACCATAGCAAATTGGATGAAGACAACAATGGGGGCCTCCGAGTGGCAAATGGGACTCACGTGGCTTCCTGCCTTTTTCCCCCACGTACTTGGCGTTTATATCACCGTCAAGCTTGCTGCCAATTATCCTCAGTATCAGTGGTTTTATGGGGCCATAGGCATGGTGATCATAGGCGCCAGTTCTTGTACGGTGCCGGCATGCAAAAACTTTGAACAGCTGATTGTCCCGTTGTGCGGTCTCTGCTTTGGCATCGCCCTGGTAGACACTGCCCTGTTGCCCACCCTTGCCTTACTTGTAGACCTCCGCCACGTGTCCGTGTACGGGAGCGTGTATGCCATAGCGGACATATCCTACTCCGTGGCTTATGCGCTGGGGCCAATCGTTGCCAGCCAGATCGTGCATACCATGGGTTTTACCCAGCTTAACCTCGGCATGGGCCTTGCCAACGTTCTCTATGCCCCGGCTCTTCTGTTCCTCAGAAACGTATGCCAAATGAAGCCCTCTCATTCGGAGAGGAACATTTTACTAGACGAAGAACCCAAGGGGCTGTACGACACCATAAAAATGGAAGAGCGCAGGGCCAAGTCTGGCAAAGGCAACCCCAAGGACGATCCCCAGGGGAATAGTATAGACGGCTACCACGGGCCCCAGGCAAGTAAATATACGTCCGAGGGGGATTCGTCAGACTATGAGTatagttaa